The Solanum lycopersicum chromosome 8, SLM_r2.1 DNA segment TCTATCAATTAACTGAGTATATTTAGGGCTAGCGCGGAGATGTGAGGTTCCGTTACCTGTTAAGCCCTAAGCCTACACCATGGACATTATTGACACCCGATGACCATTGCTAGCCTTCAAAGAACCCTTGGCCTTGCCTATTTAACTCAATGAAAGACTTAAACATCAGATATAACTCAAGGAAATATCTTGAAATAAGTAAATAGCCAAAATGGCAACCTAATGTTTTAGTAAATTATAAGCGAAAGGAAATGACAAAGAAAACTACTACCATCTGCCTATGAAGCcactaaaataaatatggatATTAGGAAAGGACCATCAATTATCCTAACAACTAAATACTAAATAGTTTTAGTAAAATATGTCCTCTGAAATAAAGGGAGGATCACCAACTAACTCAATGCTGTTCACTGGATCAAGGGTATGTTGATATCTGATCCTATTTACCTGTGTCTTCATCATAATATGATGCCGGCCAATTGGAATCACTACTTTGATTGTACGACTAtgcaagttggaatgctaataacacttaagcttgaaaaataGTAGGAAGGAATAGTTACCTTGTAACTGCTCAACGTACCAATAACTTAATTCTTATAAATATAATGCAAATTTTTAATGTAACTGCAATATAAGAAAAGACTGCCTGAATCATGATGTAAACACTGAATGTATGACAGATACAATTTAAGTATggtatgtatgtaaaaatacaagtaAACTAGTGCATATAAGAATACAATAACTTATGTGAGAGTTTCTCGAACCGGAAATCATCACTTAAaagttatagtgatgatacaatgatCTATATCACGCTTCTAGCGCATCCTATATCTGGCCAAAGATATAAGACCTGAACTACCTATCGATCCACTAGTGTACTGTGAAAGGTTTCATAATAAAAGTATGAACCTTTtttacccatggtggctacatagTTTATGGATGCTATTagttgtctgaactctcccctatatcggtgctcaatactactcccaaaaatatgttggcttttttgttttacaaaaatacTAATTCTGTTgttttgagattagtgctcaaaattcTTAGATCAAAGgctatttttggaaataatagtTTCCCTGCTAGCTTCAATTAGAAGGCTATAGTTGTTTTCTGAAAATTTGCCCTAAGGCTCCTTGGAAATCACAGTTTCTTTACCAATTTaatgttaaaacattttaaatctttttgggaatacttagtccccatatgccattgaataaaataacttcaacttactctttacttagcttCAAACTACAGTCTTAAGATAAAGTCAATATATTTGTATAcgactcttgaaaacctttaaggACTTTACTTTATCTTACTTCTTATCTTTAGACTTGAATTCTTAACTTTCTTAACTTTGATATTAACTttctttgaattgaattatggattaaaaattcataatctcatgtttatggatagtttcatgatgtttagatttaCCTAGAGTGTTGGAGTAAACTAAGAAtgtgggtacatcacttagaaactagtacgaaaagatgggGAAAGAGCGGGGTCTCCAGGTGTCTTTGGAGATCTTAGAGAAGTGGAGCTCTACGGGCAGAATCTATCAAGAGGGGCTCTAGACACACCAAATCCTGACGGACAGAGAATATCAAGAGGGGATCTGGTAGGCGTGGCTCCCAGGGCTTGTCGGATGGGTGTTTCAACTTTTCCTCTCAGTTATTTTTAAACCTTCTAAACATGGATCTCCCACCAATAGGATCACTAATAACCGCAATACCCAATAGATTATACTTCAAGAACAACCCGAAAACACGAATTCAATCAACTAAAAGCATACTAGAACTCAACTTACAAGAATTCAACCATTGTTCTTCAAGAACAGTAATGACGATCATTCAATATGCTCTAAATTCACTGAATTGAACAAATTTGTGTGTGGttaaactaacccaacacaGAAAGATCTTACATACCTTAATAGGGACCATccccgacgaattccactcAATGATCTTGGcattcttgatgaattcttgaacttttttcctttatacttcttctcttctcttttctcctatGCCCTAAGAgtgaataattttctaaaactcACTTTAGGCTTAGTTTTACCCCTactaaactattaaaataaattaggaaatagtTGGGTGAAATGACAAGTTTACTCTTACTAAAATCCGGTTTTGGACCTTACTATATCCAATTGCTCAACTTCTTATAGGCATATCTCCATCATATGATATCGAAAATCACCAACTTAACGGCATTGGAAAGATATATCCAAGGATTTCCAACTATATAGAGAACTGACTCGAACTCACGCTGAGCCagaagttatggtcatttgaaaatgataaaaaattcactttttacacttatgaaattttccacatttttacTATTGTTTCAAAAAGTGATAAATTAGTTTCTAGCTTATTCTTGGGTATTATGAGTTATGAGATATAATAATACCtgccccttgggaacattcgtcctcgaatgcgATTTCTTTCACTATGCTAAGGATGGtaacatcaattcaacactTAACTATCCAAAAGCAAATAACAATCATGCTTACTCGTAgttcataaattataataaagagaattagtGACTTGATTTGCATTTTCTCtgaattcaaagagatgtggatatctcttatTCGCAGCCTTTTTAAACTTCCCAAGTCTCTTCTTCAGAAAATTGGTTCATCCAAAATACCTTAAATGACGCTAATTCCTTTCTTCTCAACTTTCAGACTTGGCGTTATAAAATCTGAACCGTAATATCTTCATAGGACAATGtatccttaatcccaacattcTCAGCCGAtacaatcaatgaaggatcacccatgcacttctttaacatggaTATATGAAATACCGGTACAACTGTTGttaactcttgtggtagctcaaactcataagctacattgtcAATCCTGTTAGATATTCTATAAGGATCGATATACCGAGGACTAAGCTTGCCCTTTCTACCAAACCtaataacacccttcatgggtgaaacattCAGATATATCCAATCATTCACTTCAAACTCCAATGGACTTCTCCTCACATCTCTGTAAGACATCTGACGACGTTGTGCAGTCTTCAACTTTTCTTTAATCACCTGCACCTTCTTTCAGGCTTGGTAAACTATATATAGTCCTATCAACGTTGCTTCACCTACTTTGAACCACCCAAGGAGATATGCATCTTctaccataaagagcttcatatggagccatttggTTGCTCGAATGGTAGCTGTTGTTGTAAGAGAATTCTATGAGAGGTAGGTAATCATTCAATTACACTTGAAATATGTCATACAAGATCTGAACATATCTTTTGAAATATGGATGGTACGCTTTTCTTGCCCATCCATTTAAGGATGAAAAAGAGTATTTAAGCGCACCTTTAATCCTAAACCTTTTTTGAAAGACATCTAGAACTGAGAAGTAAAGTGtacacctctatctgaaatggaGACCagaactccatgaagtcttaaCACTTCTTGAatgtacaacttagcataatcctaTGCCGAATAAGTGGTGTTGACTGGAAAAAAGTTGGCtgattttttcattctatcAAAAATCACCAATATAGAATCATGATATCCGCGAGACTTTCGCAAGCATGTGAGGAAGTCAGCATTAATTATGTCCCACTTCAATTCTGGAAGTTTTATATTCTGAACTAAATCTTCAGGACTTTGATATTCTACTTTCACTTGTTGTCAATTTGGGCATTTGGCAACAAATTCAGCAATTCCCTTGTTTaagccttcccaccaatatactttTCTCAAGTTGAGGTATATTTTTATGGAACCCAGAAGAATGGAATATGGAGCAATGAGCTTCCTCCaggatcctctcttggagtccatccaccctaggaacacataatctaccttgatacttcAGCACACCATATTCCCTTTGTTCAAAAGCcaatactctttgcttatgaacataCACTTTCAAATAAAACAACATGAGGTCTTGGTCTTTCATCTCTTTAACTTCTGACACCAATAATGACTCAGCCCCATTGGTCACCATTATTCCTTCTTTTGTGGAGTCTATAAGTCTGACTCCCAGGCATGCAAGTTTGTGCACATCTTTAGCTAACTCACTACTTTATTCCTAAATATGATCAGTACTCCCGAACCTTCTTAAAGCATTAGCAACCATAATAGCTTTACCTGGGTGGTAGATTATACTCATGTCGTATGTCAAATCTAGTAATACCCCCTAGACGTTACCGGCAGCATCGGCCTCCTTGAGGACTAAACCTAGCCACTTGCTTACATCTttacattcataggtaaaatttagcggaaaatttaaaacttttactattttcatatggaggtttacatagacctctacatacagataatagatatatatcgagtatacatagacccttcgtataagaagattacttagtcttgttcttttattgaacataattatatataacccttcgtataggatgattacttagtcttctacttttattataattatatatagaaCATAACAATGTCATAAAAGTCGTCTCATGTCATGACCATttaataagagtatatcaaattggcCCTAGCCCATACGTCAAAGTAAGAACGCCTCAAATGAgctatacaatgtttcatactGAATGGAAAAGAATGACCCACATAagtcttaaattaaaaataactccATCATCTAGATATTAGCAAATGCCCTCGGAAATTGAGGACCTACCTTACTTGGATGAATAAGAGATGAAAGTCTTCTTCAATGTCGTCTCCAAAATTCTTTAGGCGAGCGGAACCTAAAAAGTTGGGGATAAGGAATAAATAGTGTTGTTACACCACATGTACTACGTATGAGACCATATGAATACATACTTGaaaatcatgctaagaaaagggacatttcaataAGTATGCACTTTTTAgtaaaacctttatgcacattcaacaagagcATACAAATTTAGTAAGACATATTCACTAAGTCACatgcatgtacatcacaagactaATAACATCAAAACTAGCCAAGTCAATATGCATATCATGTAATTAGACATATATTCAAAGCAACTATACCACCAAGTCATGACCtgaacaagcatgaataagagttcattataacataactaACGCAAGAAAATTACCCACATCACttattaagtcaacaagtgcaatgaccaagcaaagccccataaccttactcaatcaagtaactcaacaagaatcatgacccaCCTCCTACTTCACATAGTATAGCATTAAAGAGTACATATCATTATACTTTAAAAATGTAGACCAAACACATGGTTATAGGAGTAACGGACATCACATATCATCATTATCATGTAagattatcatatacatatcatttacatttataagcatatacatacataacaACATTCCTAATACTTTCCTTAAGGTTAagtagtgcaatgtataggttgagtctcatacccctacctaaagctaaaccccttaggtcatcttagttagagCTCAATCCTTTAGTTTATTTAACCTTTATGTGAACATCTTGGTCTAACCGACATATACcatatgagctaatgtggaatccgatgtcatGGAGCCCTACACCTAAAGAAGGCGGagtacttgccaaggtagtacaaaaacatgaacatagcgaCTACATATATCCATTAGCTAGTATTTATATGGGgtaaacatagttcaagaacttggagatatagttgggaccctatGCATTGTAGTATCCAATCTAAAGAGTACTTTAGTGATTCTACCTTTCCTATGTGAGAAGaaacactcctcactctagttcactaggtgctaagctagagtccatttttaaaatgtctttaatgtcattattaatcatcaaagtttaatgtaggtcatagggtctaatccttgtataaaaatcatcatcatagctcaataagcaTTCCATGAGTAAAATTCTTTCTTTACAGTTCATACAAGTGAGGTTACAACATTTgcatatcacttcataataaggcacattggtaaatcattctccatcttataacatttacatcttaagttAACACCTGACGTACCATTGTAAGaaattcaattcaacatcataccaaccctttAAAtgctaatacaaggcatactccaatacaacatc contains these protein-coding regions:
- the LOC138337905 gene encoding uncharacterized protein, translating into MSYRDVRRSPLEFEVNDWIYLNVSPMKGVIRFGRKGKLSPRYIDPYRISNRIDNVAYEFELPQELTTVVPVFHISMLKKCMGDPSLIVSAENVGIKDTLSYEDITVQIL